A genomic segment from Spinacia oleracea cultivar Varoflay chromosome 3, BTI_SOV_V1, whole genome shotgun sequence encodes:
- the LOC130470108 gene encoding uncharacterized protein has protein sequence MDTSWIDLRKGTAGYYNGCMKFLEVAKETLLEGMTRCPCNKCKLNNSYPLEEVGGHILFYGFYKNYRQWVFHCKDEESNTIEIPSDQAKVVGRDDIDGLLAAAFRVDNTAQPTNESQDPSLSEANFEDEDPYNMHEELNFDPEEDDEFPSTNTNEEEAKYKRLREASDEGLYEGCTTFSKLSFLLHLFHLKCMFHWSAASFNKLLELLLDAFPIIMEFPSSYYEGMKIIKDLGLSYEKIHACPNDCILYWGEFAEKNECHICHTSRWRNVNGNEGDTSENVIKTRKKGVPAKVMRYFPLIPRLKRLYMSSKTAEDMRWHFDRKDEKIISHPADGEAWKKFDQRYEEFAKDPRSVRLGLASDGFNPYRLMNTSYSTWPVILIPYNLPPWLCMKSTSFILSLIIPGKSGPGMDIDVYLQPLIHELKLLWEGVDAFDAHSGKSFKMRAALHSTINDFPAYAMLSGWSTKGYKACPSCADSGCAYSFGGKIVYPVARKWLPADHPYRSQANLFDGKEEHGFAPVPLSGTEILKQQERVKYVYGKSKIVSKKRGRLDNDEIEEDDDGQDDVDKVLWKKKSKLFELEYWEYNPLRHNLDVMHIEKNVCDNFLGTLLDMEKSRDDKNARLALQARNIKSHLWPQSHPNRVKDYLPSAAYTMSKEEKERFLNVLQKLKVPDGYGSNLQKCVNMKQRKLINLKSHDNHVLMQDILPVALRASNATKVIDLLDELSDFFKKICSTSIDRNELDTIQSKLVLTLCKMEKEFLPTFFTIMVHLLIHLVDEVKLGGPVHYRWMYPIERYLAFLKSHVSNKAKPEGSIAEGYLLWETIAFCSRYLESVETIFNRPKRNEDGVPDINNYLYYSGGRVVGMKENVRLDDKSLKQAHRYVLLHSDEMKPANNLDDSTKEGKLRKALAGGLSNRSKRMKSVIINGYKFDTVDRERSRKTQNSGIMVEAEGQEYYGKLKEILELDYYGSFKVLMFRCDWADIRRGFKTYPSGRVRVNFSKLMHTGQNLEDDPFIFSSQAKQVFYIEDEIQKGWFHVIKTKPRDLFDIPDDDDNDDE, from the exons ATGGATACTAGTTGGATTGATTTACGAAAAGGGACTGCCGGTTATTATAATGGTTGCATGAAATTTTTAGAGGTTGCTAAGGAGACTCTTTTAGAGGGAATGACTCGATGCCCATGTAATAAATGCAAGTTGAATAACTCATATCCCTTAGAAGAGGTAGGAGGACACATTTTATTTTACGGTTTTTATAAGAACTATAGACAATGGGTTTTCCATTGTAAAGATGAAGAGAGTAATACCATAGAGATCCCTAGTGATCAAGCAAAGGTAGTAGGTCGAGATGATATTGATGGGTTATTAGCAGCAGCTTTTAGGGTTGACAATACTGCACAACCCACCAACGAATCCCAAGACCCATCATTAAGTGAAGCAAATTTTGAAGATGAAGATCCGTATAACATGCATGAAGAGTTAAATTTTGATCCTGAGGAAGATGATGAGTTTCCATCAACCAACACCAATGAAGAAGAGGCAAAATATAAACGACTAAGGGAAGCTTCTGATGAGGGTTTATACGAGGGGTGTACTACTTTCTCAAAATTGTCATTTCTATTGCACTTGTTTCACCTCAAGTGTATGTTTCATTGGTCAGCTGCGTCATTTAATAAGTTGCTTGAGCTTCTATTAGACGCATTTCCTATTATTATGGAGTTTCCGTCATCGTATTATGAAGGCATGAAGATAATAAAGGATTTGGGATTGAGTTACGAGAAAATCCATGCATGTCCAAATGATTGCATTTTATATTGGGGTGAATTTGCAGAAAAAAATGAGTGTCATATCTGTCACACATCAAGGTGGAGAAATGTGAACGGAAATGAGGGTGATACAAGTGAGAATGTTATAAAAACACGTAAGAAGGGCGTTCCAGCTAAAGTAATGCGGTATTTTCCTCTCATCCCTAGACTAAAGAGGCTTTACATGTCATCTAAAACAGCAGAGGACATGAGATGGCATTTTGACCGCAAGGATGAAAAGATCATAAGTCACCCGGCAGATGGTGAAGCTTGGAAAAAATTTGATCAAAGATATGAGGAATTTGCCAAAGACCCTCGTAGTGTAAGATTGGGTCTAGCAAGTGATGGTTTTAATCCATATCGTTTGATGAATACTAGTTACAGTACATGGCCAGTGATCCTAATTCCTTATAATTTGCCACCATGGCTTTGTATGAAGTCAACGTCATTCATTTTGTCTTTGATCATCCCTGGTAAGTCTGGTCCCGGTATGGATATTGATGTGTACTTGCAACCACTAATCCATGAGCTAAAATTGTTGTGGGAAGGTGTAGATGCCTTTGATGCTCATAGCGGAAAAAGTTTCAAAATGCGAGCAGCTTTGCACTCCACTATAAATGACTTTCCAGCATATGCTATGTTGTCGGGTTGGAGTACAAAAGGTTATAAAGCTTGCCCTTCTTGTGCCGATTCTGGTTGTGCGTATAGTTTTGGTGGTAAAATTGTCTACCCTGTAGCTCGAAAATGGTTACCAGCTGATCATCCTTATCGTTCTCAAGCCAACTTATTTGATGGGAAAGAGGAACATGGTTTTGCTCCTGTTCCTTTAAGCGGGACAGAAATTCTGAAGCAACAAGAAAGAGTTAAGTATGTTTATGGAAAGTCAAAAATTGTTTCTAAAAAAAGAGGGAGACTAGACAATGATGAaattgaagaagatgatgatggtCAAGATGATGTTGATAAGGTTCTAtggaaaaagaaaagtaaaCTTTTTGAATTAGAATATTGGGAATATAATCCTCTTAGACATAATTTAGATGTTATGCACATTGAGAAGAATGTATGCGACAATTTCTTAGGAACTCTTTTAGATATGGAGAAGAGTAGAGATGATAAGAATGCTAGGTTGGCCCTTCAAGCACGGAACATAAAATCTCATCTTTGGCCTCAATCTCATCCAAATCGTGTTAAGGACTATTTGCCCTCGGCTGCATACACCATGtctaaagaagagaaagaacggTTTTTAAATGTCCTACAAAAGCTTAAAGTTCCTGATGGATATGGATCTAATTTGCAAAAGTGTGTGAATATGAAGCAGCGTAAACTTATTAATCTGAAAAGCCATGACAATCATGTCCTTATGCAGGATATCCTTCCTGTTGCTTTAAGGGCATCGAATGCCACAAAAGTAATTGATTTGCTTGATGAATTGTCAGACTTTTTCAAGAAGATATGCTCAACTTCTATTGATAGAAATGAATTAGACACAATTCAGTCAAAGCTTGTGTTGACTCTTTGTAAGATGGAGAAAGAGTTTCTGCCAACATTTTTCACAATCATGGTGCATCTACTAATTCATTTAGTGGATGAGGTCAAACTCGGCGGACCTGTTCACTATAGGTGGATGTATCCCATTGAGAG GTACTTGGCCTTTTTGAAATCTCATGTAAGCAATAAAGCGAAACCAGAAGGATCTATAGCAGAAGGGTACCTTTTATGGGAGACGATTGCATTTTGTTCGAGATACTTAGAAAGTGTTGAGACCATATTCAACAGACCCAAGAGGAACGAAGATGGTGTTCCAGACATCAATAACTATTTATACTACTCAGGTGGTCGTGTAGTTGGGATGAAAGAAAATGTCCGTCTGGATGACAAAAGTTTAAAGCAAGCACATCGCTATGTTTTGCTTCATTCAGATGAGATGAAACCG GCAAATAACCTAGATGATAGCACAAAAGAAGGGAAATTGAGAAAAGCCTTGGCCGGTGGTTTAAGCAATCGCAGCAAAAGGATGAAAAGCGTTATTATTAATGGCTATAAATTTGACACCGTGGATCGTGAGAGATCTCGAAAGACACAAAATTCTGGAATTATGGTAGAAGCTGAAGGCCAAGAGTATTATGGAAAGCTTAAAGAAATATTAGAACTTGATTATTATGGTTCTTTCAAGGTTCTAATGTTCCGTTGTGATTGGGCTGATATACGTAGGGGTTTCAAAACATACCCGAGTGGCAGAGTTCGTGTCAATTTCTCGAAGTTGATGCACACTGGTCAAAATCTGGAAGATGATCCATTCATTTTCTCTTCTCAAGCAAAACAAGTTTTTTACATTGAGGATGAGATACAAAAAGGATGGTTTCATGTTATTAAGACTAAGCCTAGGGACTTGTTTGATATACCCGAcgatgatgataatgatgatgagtAG
- the LOC130470107 gene encoding uncharacterized protein: MVINLQQLPRFRCLPAYLPVFQFTCYIDMTYRKRVRPAEIDGTRGPATAHTSSLSGDASLPTKKHVTQPQSSQVPTTVVKFGPFSPQGTVKSVVAPPCSSTSKSALQTDDILGAIWKKPPTGSTSSSLMEATRDSVQPKISSKTSPEVLTSIPPSNTTKSQKYPTSKSQKYHATSSGRVPPNISPASHISPYMPPNMTPIIPPSHIKTSSRVSQTNQQQNNSEEPKENSTKSKSLRVKSYPDWPVTIDFDDKEEVLTIDAKGNVKLVSGSIQTIDLWSNNGVQYYVEFNDLYQPLRKGGQMLVRFIGSIVKVETYCPLGEGDWSDIDKDSKAKMVEEIRERFVIPAHPEYNKQILKRANKSWRQYKHSLKVRYYKPDEKTLAEMCDIVPRHGITSTQWRKLVKYWASDEGQRASECGKAARASQNQFHRSGSDSYANQQADYEDEHGKKMSLLALWVKSHRGKDGTFLPGTVTEYFVV, from the exons ATGGTAATCAATCTCCAACAACTTCCCAG attcAGATGCCTTCCAGCTTACTTGCCTGTATTCCAGTTTACA TGCTATATAGATATGACTTATCGCAAGAGGGTTAGACCTGCTGAAATAGATGGTACACGTGGTCCAGCTACCGCACATACCTCATCTTTGAGTGGAGATGCATCACTACCAACCAAGAAGCATGTTACTCAACCACAATCATCTCAGGTTCCTACTACCGTTGTCAAATTTGGACCATTTTCTCCACAAGGTACCGTAAAATCAGTGGTTGCACCTCCATGTTCGAGTACTTCAAAAAGTGCACTGCAAACCGATGACATACTTGGAGCTATATGGAAAAAGCCACCTACTGGATCAAcatcaagttcacttatggaaGCAACTAGAGATTCAGTTCAACCCAAGATTTCATCCAAGACTTCACCTGAAGTTCTAACTAGTATCCCACCTTCTAACACAACCAAATCACAGAAATACCCTACATCAAAATCACAAAAATATCATGCTACTTCCTCTGGTCGTGTCCCACCTAATATCTCGCCTGCTAGTCATATCTCACCTTATATGCCACCCAATATGACACCTATTATCCCACCTAGTCATATTAAAACATCTTCAAGAGTTTCTCAGACCAATCAACAGCAGAACAATAGTGAAGAACCAAAAGAGAACTCAACAAAATCGAAGTCCCTAAGGGTGAAGTCATATCCGGATTGGCCTGTAACTATAGATTTTGATGACAAGGAGGAGGTTTTGACCATTG ATGCTAAGGGAAATGTTAAACTGGTGAGTGGTTCTATTCAAACCATCGACCTCTGGAGTAACAATGGCGTGCAGTACTATGTTGAATTCAATGACCTTTACCAACCGCTTAGGAAAGGTGGACAAATGTTGGTCAGATTCATTGGTAGTATTGTAAAGGTAGAGACCTACTGTCCACTTGGAGAAGGGGATTGGTCTGATATCGACAAAGATTCAAAAGCTAAGATGGTAGAAGAAATAAGA GAACGCTTTGTTATTCCCGCTCATCCGGAATATAACAAACAAATCCTCAAGCGCGCCAATAAAAGTTGGAGGCAGTATAAACACTCTCTTAAGGTGAGATACTACAAACCAGATGAGAAAACACTTGCTGAGATGTGCGATATTGTGCCAAGACATGGAATTACCAGTACTCAATGGAGAAAGTTGGTTAAGTACTGGGCTTCGGATGAAGGGCAA AGAGCATCAGAATGTGGAAAAGCTGCACGGGCatctcaaaatcaatttcataGATCGGGTTCTGACAGCTATGCGAACCAACAAGCTGATTAT GAAGATGAGCATGGAAAAAAAATGAGCTTATTAGCCCTTTGGGTAAAGTCTCATCGCGGCAAGGACGGGACCTTTCTTCCAGGCACAGTCACTGAATATTTTGTGGTATAA
- the LOC130469429 gene encoding uncharacterized protein encodes METLRTVDPSKSEQELENAAFEDTMHGGKIPERPVGYGLGVRKSDVYGVHGVLRKKGYGKVRERTVVMESVKEEVSALSKKNEKLEKENEKLQAQVKENNFLLTTFIGQFSQFVGQVRTGTASTEALSLAQQVLGMAHQRVVQRDKGATKE; translated from the exons ATGGAAACGTTGAGGACAGTAGATCCTTCTAAATCTGAACAAGAACTTGAAAATGCAGCTTTTGAGGACACTATGCATGGTGGAAAGATTCCCGAACGCCCTGTAGGGTACGGACTTGGAGTTCGAAAGAGCGACGTTTATGGGGTGCATGGTGTGCTAAGGAAGAAAGGGTATGGGAAAGTTCGAGAGAGGACCGTGGTGATGGAAAGTGTGAAAGAAGAAGTGTCAGCTCTCAGcaagaaaaatgaaaagctTGAGAAGGAAAATGAAAAGCTGCAAGCCCAAGTGAAAGAGAATAATTTTCTGCTTACAACTTTTATTGGACAATTTTCTCAATTCGTAGGTCAAGTTCGTACAGGAACTGCTTCTACAGAAGCTCTAAGTTTAGCACAGCAAGTCTTGGGCATGGCACACCAAAGG GTTGTCCAACGTGATAAAGGAGCAACAAAAGAATGA